Part of the Candidatus Hydrogenedens sp. genome is shown below.
TAGATGCAAGACATGATATACACTTACTTCATTGTAAGGTCTTTTTAATAAAAGAAGAAACCACCAAGGACCCAGAGAAGCGTAAAACATGTTTCACTACATTGTGAACTCTGTGTAAAATTTTTGTGCCCTTTGTAATTGGAAGATTTATCCAGTTAAAAACACCCGAAGGGGGAACGATTCATCCACATTGAATAAAATAATGCATGATGGATTTTTTCCATTCGTTTTTATTCGTGCTATTCGTGGTTATTTACTAATTTAATTCCATTTTGAAAGAAGAAAAGGAGCGTATATCAAGTTGTTAGATATTTTTTTCATTCCTATTTTTGGTCTTTATAGTTTAGAGGTTATGTGTTGCCTATGTTCTATAGTTTTTCTTATTATTTCTTCTGTATGATTACAAGTTTTCCTCTTCGCATATTTTCTTTTGTGAAATGGTCTTGAATAGATTCTCTTCTGAATATATTATTATCAAATACTTGTTCCAGATTAGGTGTTTGGCAGAGGAAACAAGTTCCAATGGGAAGCCATTGTTTTAGGAATATTGCTAATTTTTCAGGTTTCTCAATCCCTCGAGATGTAATAACTTTTACATTTTCTTTTTGAATATGAATATGGTCTAAACATTCAGGGAATACATCGCAAACTACTTTTGTGTTTTTAATTTTAAATTTAGAAATGAGCATTTGTAGGAACCCGACTTTTTTAGTTTTGCGTTCTATAAGCAGTGCGGGTAAATCCTTTTTAGTAAGTAATATAGGTATAGCAGGAAATCCACCCCCTGTACCTATATCTAACCAGATATTTTCAGAACAATCTTTCATCATATAAGAAATATAAGGTATAAGACTTAAACTATCTTCTATATGAGGTACGCAATCTTTTTCGAGGTCATTTGAAGAGACAAGACCTAATAAGGAATTCCATTCTTTTAGCAGGGATACATATTGCCGAATTTCTGTTTGCCACTCTTCCCAATCTATAGGGTAGCCTGTAATTAATTTTTTGTAAAGGTCAATCTTCAAGGACATAGAGAAATCTTTTGATTTGTATTTTTGTTTTATTTTAACATAAGAGTATGATTGTAATAGATGTAATTGATGTATATAGAAAGGGCATGTATGTATAAAAATTTTACACGACGAACATTATTAAAAGGATGTGCTATGGGTATGGGAATGATAG
Proteins encoded:
- a CDS encoding class I SAM-dependent methyltransferase — translated: MSLKIDLYKKLITGYPIDWEEWQTEIRQYVSLLKEWNSLLGLVSSNDLEKDCVPHIEDSLSLIPYISYMMKDCSENIWLDIGTGGGFPAIPILLTKKDLPALLIERKTKKVGFLQMLISKFKIKNTKVVCDVFPECLDHIHIQKENVKVITSRGIEKPEKLAIFLKQWLPIGTCFLCQTPNLEQVFDNNIFRRESIQDHFTKENMRRGKLVIIQKK